In Helicobacter bilis, a genomic segment contains:
- the recR gene encoding recombination mediator RecR — translation MKNYQNNLFSFNTLVNALEKMPTIGKKSARKMAYTLAIENAPLGLQIAQAIHDCIATIEKCKVCGALSHGEICHICLDSTRKNGTLCIVSHPKDVFLIEDIGEFHGVYCVIEDYKHCDFTDLIQRIKDENIEEVIFAFMPSLESDMIVMFIQEKLADLCLKFSKIAQGVPSNVSLDNIDHFSLARAFNARVNA, via the coding sequence ATGAAAAACTATCAAAACAACTTATTTTCTTTTAATACACTTGTAAATGCCCTTGAAAAAATGCCAACCATAGGCAAGAAAAGTGCGCGTAAAATGGCTTATACACTAGCTATCGAAAACGCTCCGCTAGGATTACAAATCGCACAGGCGATCCATGATTGCATTGCTACGATTGAAAAGTGCAAGGTTTGTGGCGCACTTAGTCATGGTGAGATTTGCCATATTTGCCTTGATTCTACTCGTAAGAATGGCACACTCTGTATTGTGTCTCACCCAAAAGATGTGTTTTTGATTGAAGATATTGGCGAATTTCATGGGGTGTATTGCGTGATTGAAGACTATAAACATTGCGATTTTACAGATCTTATACAACGCATTAAAGATGAGAATATAGAGGAAGTGATATTTGCGTTCATGCCCTCACTTGAAAGCGATATGATTGTCATGTTTATACAAGAAAAGTTAGCAGATTTATGCTTAAAATTTAGCAAAATCGCACAAGGTGTGCCATCAAATGTAAGCCTTGATAATATCGATCATTTCTCTTTGGCAAGGGCGTTTAATGCACGAGTAAATGCGTAG